The following coding sequences are from one Triticum dicoccoides isolate Atlit2015 ecotype Zavitan chromosome 4A, WEW_v2.0, whole genome shotgun sequence window:
- the LOC119286694 gene encoding uncharacterized protein LOC119286694 isoform X2: MAFRGAASRSFLAAVRGRTASTVPRVRAAPIPAALPRRIPASAPSSPLAAARPLAALMGSPALVAARLTGHCAASARACCELSQGKNGEDG, translated from the exons ATGGCGTTCCGCGGCGCAGCCTCCCGCTCCTTCCTCGCCGCCGTCCGCGGCCGCACCGCCTCCACTGTCCCGCGCGTACGCGCGGCCCCCATTCCCGCCGCCCTTCCCCGTCGCATCCCTGCCTCGGCGCCCTCCTCCCCTCTCGCCGCCGCAAG GCCATTGGCGGCGTTGATGGGGTCGCCGGCGTTGGTTGCCGCAAGGCTGACGGggcactgcgcggcgagcgcgCGGGCGTGCTGTGAGCTCTCCCAGG GGAAAAATGGGGAAGATGGTTGA
- the LOC119286694 gene encoding uncharacterized protein LOC119286694 isoform X1, with amino-acid sequence MAFRGAASRSFLAAVRGRTASTVPRVRAAPIPAALPRRIPASAPSSPLAAARPLAALMGSPALVAARLTGHCAASARACCELSQGTLFCRTCQDR; translated from the exons ATGGCGTTCCGCGGCGCAGCCTCCCGCTCCTTCCTCGCCGCCGTCCGCGGCCGCACCGCCTCCACTGTCCCGCGCGTACGCGCGGCCCCCATTCCCGCCGCCCTTCCCCGTCGCATCCCTGCCTCGGCGCCCTCCTCCCCTCTCGCCGCCGCAAG GCCATTGGCGGCGTTGATGGGGTCGCCGGCGTTGGTTGCCGCAAGGCTGACGGggcactgcgcggcgagcgcgCGGGCGTGCTGTGAGCTCTCCCAGGGTACCCTCTTCTGCCGCACTTGTCAGGATCGCTAA
- the LOC119286694 gene encoding uncharacterized protein LOC119286694 isoform X3: protein MAFRGAASRSFLAAVRGRTASTVPRVRAAPIPAALPRRIPASAPSSPLAAARPLAALMGSPALVAARLTGHCAASARACCELSQGT, encoded by the exons ATGGCGTTCCGCGGCGCAGCCTCCCGCTCCTTCCTCGCCGCCGTCCGCGGCCGCACCGCCTCCACTGTCCCGCGCGTACGCGCGGCCCCCATTCCCGCCGCCCTTCCCCGTCGCATCCCTGCCTCGGCGCCCTCCTCCCCTCTCGCCGCCGCAAG GCCATTGGCGGCGTTGATGGGGTCGCCGGCGTTGGTTGCCGCAAGGCTGACGGggcactgcgcggcgagcgcgCGGGCGTGCTGTGAGCTCTCCCAGG